In Psychrobacter ciconiae, the following are encoded in one genomic region:
- a CDS encoding HNH endonuclease, whose protein sequence is MFTIITENDESAWKDEKGIRYHFPKRYRKLLKPGTRVIYYKGSMKKSKYLDERLSDKPHYFAIAKIGDIEIDRESKKGDYFATIVDYQPFNEPILAKQNDEYLEVIPESRITNYWRDGVRRIDETIYNSILSQVHLNKANLAEINLNKNKALTSSDSIDDSLKSTRKEGGKIVYFGTKYERDATNRKRAIDIHGVTCKACGFNFEDFYGAYAKDYIQIHHITPLSELDGATHINPKTDLIPVCANCHVTIHRKKDHTLSIDELKELIKKQSNI, encoded by the coding sequence TTGTTTACTATAATTACTGAAAATGATGAATCTGCCTGGAAAGATGAAAAAGGCATTCGTTATCACTTCCCTAAGAGATATAGAAAGCTTTTAAAACCCGGTACTCGAGTAATTTACTATAAAGGCTCTATGAAAAAGAGTAAATATTTAGACGAAAGATTATCAGATAAGCCACACTATTTTGCTATTGCGAAAATTGGTGATATTGAGATTGACCGCGAAAGTAAAAAAGGTGATTATTTTGCAACTATCGTTGATTATCAACCTTTTAATGAACCTATTTTAGCTAAACAAAATGATGAATATTTAGAAGTGATTCCAGAATCCCGAATAACTAACTACTGGCGCGACGGCGTCCGAAGAATTGATGAAACAATATATAATAGTATTTTGTCGCAAGTTCATCTCAATAAAGCTAATTTAGCTGAAATAAACCTTAATAAAAATAAAGCTTTAACCTCGTCAGATTCCATTGATGACTCATTAAAATCTACTCGTAAAGAGGGTGGTAAAATCGTCTATTTCGGAACTAAGTATGAAAGAGATGCAACGAATCGCAAGAGAGCCATTGATATTCACGGTGTTACGTGCAAAGCGTGCGGTTTTAATTTTGAAGATTTTTATGGCGCATACGCTAAGGATTATATCCAAATTCATCATATTACCCCCTTATCAGAGTTGGATGGTGCCACCCATATAAACCCAAAAACAGATTTAATTCCAGTTTGTGCGAATTGCCATGTGACCATTCATCGAAAAAAAGACCACACTTTATCAATTGATGAGCTTAAAGAGCTAATTAAAAAACAATCAAATATCTAA
- a CDS encoding superoxide dismutase, which yields MSQIKLPDLPYAKDALEPNISAETLEYHHDKHHAAYVNKLNELLPGSGLEGKTLPEIIKATAKDDSTQNIFNQAAQVWNHTFYWNCMTPNNGGGEPTGDLKGKIEEAFGSYDKFRDEFKTAAVSQFGSGWAWLVADTEGGKLSIMKTANADTPMAHGKVAVLTCDVWEHAYYIDYRNRRPDYVDTFLDKLVNWDYANAKYKGQDAGVEE from the coding sequence ATGTCACAGATTAAACTGCCAGATTTGCCTTACGCCAAGGACGCTTTAGAGCCAAACATCAGCGCTGAAACGCTTGAATACCATCACGACAAGCACCACGCGGCTTATGTCAACAAATTGAACGAATTGCTTCCAGGATCAGGACTTGAAGGTAAAACTTTGCCTGAAATCATCAAAGCAACGGCTAAAGATGACAGCACGCAAAACATCTTTAACCAAGCCGCTCAAGTTTGGAACCACACGTTTTATTGGAACTGCATGACGCCAAACAATGGCGGCGGCGAGCCAACGGGCGACTTAAAAGGCAAAATCGAAGAAGCCTTTGGTAGCTATGACAAGTTCCGCGACGAGTTCAAAACCGCTGCGGTTTCTCAGTTTGGTTCAGGTTGGGCTTGGTTGGTTGCTGACACTGAAGGCGGCAAATTGTCTATCATGAAAACTGCCAACGCCGATACCCCAATGGCGCATGGTAAAGTTGCGGTATTGACTTGTGACGTTTGGGAACATGCGTACTATATCGACTATCGCAACCGTCGTCCTGACTATGTGGACACGTTCCTTGATAAGCTTGTGAACTGGGACTACGCGAACGCAAAATATAAAGGTCAAGACGCAGGCGTTGAAGAGTAA
- the fadA gene encoding acetyl-CoA C-acyltransferase FadA, producing the protein MTMLSPKDVVIVDGVRTAMGKSKNGMFRYVRADSMSAELVRALIKRNDFDTREVEDIIWGCVNQTLEQGMNIGRNIGLLADIPKTAGGQTVNRLCGSSMQALHTAAAQIMTNQGDVFIIGGVEHMGHVGMMHGIDLNPEASKHYAKASNMMGLTAEMLGRMNNVSREEQDAFGLESHRRAWDATTNGRFDNEIIGIEGHDEQGRLQLCTVDEVIRPDATIEQMHKLRPAFDPKNGTVTAATSSALSDGASAMLVMSAKKAQDLGLKPRARIRSMAIAGCDAAIMGYGPVPATQKALKRAGMSLDDMQTIELNEAFAAQSLAVIKSLGLSDKQDIINVNGGAIALGHPLGCSGARITVTLLNAMEQMDTEIGLATMCIGLGQGIATVIERV; encoded by the coding sequence ATGACAATGCTTAGTCCAAAAGATGTGGTCATCGTTGATGGCGTCCGCACCGCCATGGGAAAATCAAAAAACGGCATGTTTCGTTATGTTCGCGCTGACAGCATGTCGGCGGAACTGGTGCGAGCGCTCATAAAACGCAACGACTTTGACACCCGCGAAGTGGAAGATATTATTTGGGGCTGCGTCAACCAAACCCTTGAGCAAGGCATGAACATCGGTCGCAACATTGGGCTGCTTGCCGACATCCCAAAAACGGCTGGCGGTCAAACGGTAAACCGACTTTGCGGCTCCTCCATGCAAGCGCTGCACACGGCAGCCGCGCAAATTATGACGAATCAAGGCGATGTTTTTATCATCGGCGGCGTTGAGCATATGGGTCACGTCGGCATGATGCACGGCATTGATTTAAACCCTGAAGCCTCAAAGCATTACGCCAAAGCCTCCAACATGATGGGGCTGACCGCCGAGATGCTTGGTCGCATGAACAACGTCAGCCGCGAGGAGCAAGACGCCTTTGGTCTTGAATCGCACCGCCGAGCTTGGGATGCCACCACCAATGGTCGCTTTGACAACGAAATCATCGGCATCGAAGGTCACGATGAACAGGGGCGCTTACAGCTTTGTACGGTTGATGAGGTCATCCGCCCTGATGCGACTATTGAGCAAATGCACAAACTTCGTCCTGCCTTTGACCCCAAAAATGGTACGGTTACCGCAGCCACGTCATCCGCACTGTCCGATGGCGCATCTGCCATGCTGGTGATGAGTGCTAAAAAAGCGCAAGACTTGGGACTAAAACCACGAGCGCGAATCCGCAGCATGGCAATTGCCGGTTGTGATGCCGCGATTATGGGCTACGGTCCCGTCCCTGCCACCCAAAAAGCCCTCAAACGCGCTGGCATGAGCCTTGACGACATGCAAACCATTGAGCTAAACGAAGCCTTTGCCGCGCAAAGCCTTGCGGTCATTAAATCATTGGGGCTAAGCGATAAGCAAGACATCATTAACGTTAACGGCGGCGCAATTGCCCTTGGTCATCCGCTTGGCTGCTCAGGCGCTCGAATTACCGTCACACTTTTGAACGCGATGGAGCAAATGGATACCGAAATCGGTCTTGCCACCATGTGTATTGGCTTAGGTCAAGGTATTGCTACGGTGATTGAGCGGGTTTAA
- a CDS encoding polyprenyl synthetase family protein, producing the protein MSALAAPRFVPFTSFSAFKDALQQQIEADLTVLFAATDLPSPLVDACRYVMMNQGKLVRPLLVAAAFVSTSHKDSFETPTLSVDAIDNKNSAENELLNQVNEQLEIQSHFDMCRRAALAVELLHTYSLVHDDLPCMDDDALRRGQPTAHVAFTEATALLAGDVLQTLAFEVLTAKLPTFSPFNPLIAGELLAVFAPRARRMVAGQMLDLNAEAKANISQNELEAIHGDKTGALIEAAMLMGAICGNATAPERIALQDCAQHIGLAFQVQDDILDVTMSTDALGKPAGSDEKLDKSTYVKLMGIDAASHYAQSLFNQGRQAITTTLKDNPNHKALLELIDWLWARQK; encoded by the coding sequence ATGAGCGCTTTAGCTGCCCCGCGATTTGTTCCGTTCACCTCATTTTCAGCCTTTAAAGACGCGCTGCAACAGCAAATCGAGGCGGATTTAACCGTTCTTTTTGCAGCGACCGATTTGCCAAGCCCGCTTGTTGATGCTTGCCGTTATGTGATGATGAACCAAGGCAAATTGGTGCGACCACTATTGGTTGCCGCCGCCTTTGTCAGCACCAGTCACAAGGACAGCTTTGAGACGCCAACCCTGAGCGTTGACGCAATTGATAATAAAAACAGCGCTGAAAATGAATTATTAAACCAAGTAAATGAGCAGTTAGAAATCCAAAGTCACTTTGATATGTGCCGCCGCGCTGCCCTTGCCGTTGAGCTTTTGCACACTTACTCGCTGGTTCATGACGACCTGCCGTGTATGGACGATGACGCGCTGCGCCGTGGTCAGCCCACCGCTCATGTGGCATTTACTGAGGCAACCGCGCTGCTGGCAGGCGATGTGCTGCAAACACTTGCTTTTGAAGTGCTGACTGCCAAACTGCCGACCTTTTCGCCATTTAATCCGCTGATTGCCGGTGAGCTTTTAGCTGTATTTGCGCCACGAGCGCGGCGGATGGTGGCAGGTCAAATGCTGGACTTAAACGCCGAAGCCAAAGCCAATATCAGCCAAAACGAGCTTGAAGCCATCCACGGCGACAAAACCGGCGCGCTCATTGAAGCTGCCATGCTGATGGGCGCGATTTGCGGTAATGCCACCGCTCCTGAGCGCATTGCCCTGCAAGATTGCGCTCAACATATCGGGCTTGCCTTTCAAGTTCAAGACGACATTTTGGACGTCACCATGAGCACCGACGCGCTTGGCAAACCTGCCGGAAGCGATGAAAAACTGGACAAATCCACTTACGTAAAACTTATGGGGATTGACGCGGCAAGCCATTACGCCCAAAGCCTATTTAACCAAGGTCGCCAAGCCATCACCACCACCTTAAAAGACAACCCAAACCATAAAGCACTGCTTGAACTCATCGATTGGCTTTGGGCGCGGCAAAAATAA
- the rdgB gene encoding RdgB/HAM1 family non-canonical purine NTP pyrophosphatase gives MSLIISESQTTTKTRSDTKQWVLASNNKGKLIEFQRLFAAANLNVDIIPQGKLGISDAIEDGLSFVENAIIKARHASRESGLPAIADDSGLCVPILGNAPGIYSARFAGEHGNDAKNNAKLLNELAPLRSQTDAPIKGMFVCVLAMVQHADDPLPIIAEGLWQGEILDAPFGEGGFGYDPLFWLPKLQQSAASLSMADKNQISHRGQAIARLLEQLNTRF, from the coding sequence ATGAGTTTAATCATCAGCGAAAGCCAAACGACCACCAAAACCCGTTCTGATACTAAGCAATGGGTACTTGCCAGTAACAATAAAGGCAAATTAATTGAGTTTCAGCGCTTATTTGCAGCCGCCAACTTAAATGTTGACATCATTCCGCAAGGCAAGCTTGGCATCAGTGACGCTATTGAGGACGGCTTAAGCTTTGTTGAAAATGCCATTATCAAAGCCCGTCACGCCAGCCGTGAAAGTGGACTTCCCGCCATTGCCGACGATTCAGGGCTTTGCGTGCCGATTTTGGGAAATGCGCCGGGGATTTATTCCGCGCGCTTTGCAGGCGAGCATGGCAACGATGCCAAAAACAATGCCAAATTGCTTAATGAGCTTGCCCCACTTCGCTCGCAAACTGACGCCCCTATTAAGGGCATGTTTGTTTGCGTATTGGCAATGGTTCAGCACGCCGATGACCCGCTGCCGATTATCGCCGAAGGGCTTTGGCAGGGCGAGATTTTGGATGCGCCTTTTGGCGAGGGCGGTTTTGGTTATGACCCGCTGTTTTGGTTGCCAAAGTTACAGCAAAGCGCGGCAAGTTTGAGCATGGCAGACAAAAACCAAATCAGCCACCGCGGTCAGGCGATTGCGCGACTGCTTGAGCAGCTAAACACGCGATTTTAA
- the fadB gene encoding fatty acid oxidation complex subunit alpha FadB — protein sequence MIYQGNRISVSLLEGGIANMHYDAQGESVNKFDKETNKQFSDAVSALENNDAVKGLIVTSGKSVFIAGADITEFVASFKQPEDDIKNWLIEINDSFNRFEDLPFPKVAAINGAALGGGCEMTLVCDYRVMGDKAVIGLPETQLGIFPGFGGTVRTTRLIGIDNALELIATGTPKKPLDALKLGLVDATVSNDELQDAAIDLVKKCISGELDWQARHDEKVNPVKLNPLEQAMAFNSAKGMIFAKANPKQYPAPALAIEAMEKHVNLPRDKAIAIEAAGFAKAAKTPQAESLVGLFLNDQLVKKLAKKHSKQAHEINEAAVLGAGIMGGGIAYQAASKGLPIIMKDIKAEQLDLGMNEASKLLGKLVDRGKINATQMGQTLSHIRPTLNYGDFSDTDIVIEAVVENPKVKHAVLKEVEGLVKDNCILASNTSTISITYLAEVLQRPENFVGMHFFNPVHKMPLVEVIRGKKSSEEAVATTVALATKMGKVPVVVNDCPGFLVNRVLFPYFGAFDLLLKQGADFVHVDKVMEKFGWPMGPAYLIDVVGLDTGVHGAEVMAEGYPDRMKPDYKGAIEQLFENNRLGQKNGVGFYKYETDKRGKPKKVADDATYELLKATTDSDKQSFDDQTIIDRMMLAFCNETVRCLEDNIVATPAEADMAMIMGVGFPPFRGGPCRYIDQMGVKNYLKLCEKYAHLGKAYEAPQKIRDMAANGETFYPVA from the coding sequence ATGATTTATCAAGGAAACCGCATCAGCGTCAGTTTGCTGGAAGGTGGCATTGCCAATATGCATTACGACGCACAAGGCGAGAGCGTCAATAAATTTGATAAAGAGACCAACAAGCAGTTTAGCGACGCGGTCAGCGCCCTTGAAAACAATGATGCGGTCAAAGGGCTGATTGTCACCTCAGGCAAAAGCGTGTTTATCGCAGGGGCGGACATTACCGAATTTGTTGCCTCATTTAAGCAGCCAGAAGACGATATTAAAAATTGGCTGATTGAGATTAACGACAGCTTTAACCGCTTTGAAGATTTGCCGTTTCCAAAAGTTGCGGCGATTAATGGCGCAGCGCTTGGCGGTGGTTGCGAGATGACGCTCGTTTGTGATTACCGCGTGATGGGCGACAAGGCAGTTATTGGACTGCCAGAGACTCAGCTTGGTATTTTCCCCGGCTTTGGCGGAACGGTTCGCACCACGCGCCTGATTGGCATTGATAATGCGCTTGAGCTGATTGCCACCGGAACGCCCAAAAAGCCGCTGGATGCGTTAAAGCTTGGCTTGGTGGATGCGACCGTTTCAAATGATGAGTTGCAAGATGCGGCGATTGATTTGGTCAAAAAGTGCATCTCAGGCGAGCTTGATTGGCAAGCGCGTCATGATGAAAAAGTTAATCCGGTGAAACTCAATCCGCTTGAGCAAGCCATGGCATTTAACAGCGCCAAAGGCATGATTTTTGCTAAAGCCAATCCAAAACAATATCCTGCGCCAGCCTTAGCTATTGAGGCAATGGAAAAGCACGTCAATCTGCCACGCGATAAAGCCATTGCTATTGAAGCAGCAGGGTTTGCCAAAGCCGCTAAAACGCCACAAGCGGAAAGCTTGGTTGGTTTATTTTTAAATGACCAACTCGTGAAAAAATTGGCTAAAAAACACAGCAAGCAAGCTCATGAGATTAACGAAGCTGCCGTTCTTGGCGCTGGCATCATGGGCGGCGGCATTGCCTATCAAGCGGCGAGTAAAGGCTTGCCGATTATCATGAAAGACATCAAGGCCGAGCAGCTTGATTTAGGGATGAATGAAGCTAGCAAATTGCTTGGTAAACTCGTTGACCGCGGTAAAATCAACGCCACGCAAATGGGACAAACGCTTAGCCACATTCGCCCAACGCTCAACTACGGCGATTTTAGCGATACCGACATCGTCATTGAAGCCGTCGTCGAAAACCCAAAAGTCAAACATGCGGTGTTAAAAGAAGTCGAAGGCTTGGTCAAAGACAACTGCATTTTGGCATCGAATACCTCAACCATTTCCATCACGTATTTAGCCGAAGTTTTGCAGCGCCCTGAAAACTTTGTAGGCATGCACTTTTTTAACCCCGTTCATAAAATGCCACTCGTTGAAGTCATCCGCGGTAAAAAATCCTCTGAAGAAGCAGTAGCCACTACCGTTGCCCTTGCCACCAAAATGGGCAAAGTTCCCGTTGTTGTGAATGACTGCCCCGGATTTTTGGTGAACCGCGTGTTGTTCCCCTACTTTGGCGCGTTTGATTTGCTGCTTAAGCAAGGCGCGGATTTTGTTCACGTTGATAAGGTTATGGAAAAATTCGGCTGGCCAATGGGACCTGCCTATTTGATTGACGTCGTTGGTCTTGATACTGGCGTTCACGGCGCGGAAGTCATGGCAGAAGGCTATCCTGACCGCATGAAGCCGGATTATAAAGGCGCGATTGAGCAGCTGTTTGAAAACAATCGCTTGGGTCAAAAAAATGGCGTGGGCTTTTATAAGTATGAGACCGACAAGCGCGGCAAGCCGAAAAAAGTCGCCGATGACGCCACTTATGAGCTGCTAAAAGCAACCACCGACAGCGACAAGCAATCCTTTGACGACCAAACCATCATTGACCGAATGATGCTGGCGTTTTGTAACGAAACGGTTCGCTGCCTTGAAGACAATATTGTCGCAACGCCTGCCGAAGCCGATATGGCAATGATTATGGGGGTGGGATTCCCGCCGTTCCGTGGTGGTCCTTGCCGCTATATCGATCAAATGGGCGTCAAAAACTACCTCAAGCTTTGCGAAAAATACGCGCACTTGGGCAAAGCTTATGAAGCCCCGCAAAAAATCCGCGATATGGCAGCCAACGGTGAGACCTTTTATCCGGTCGCTTAA
- the tig gene encoding trigger factor, with the protein MATDLQVTTNKLNNKETQLTVKVPVEKIQKQVESRIGQVAKTAKIDGFRKGKVPMSHIRAQYGAGIQQEVINDVIRDTVFEAIKEEDIRAVGMPNIDDVKLEDDFLVYQATVEIFPEIDVQGVSDIEVERQSATVSDEDVDTMIENLQKQRQEFAEKDGAADEGDQVIFDFEGSIDGEKFEGGSAEDFKLVLGSNQMIPGFEDGIKGMKAGDEKTIEVTFPEDYQAENLAGKQAQFKINVKKVEESKLPEINDEFLELFGVKEGGIDKLKADVRKNMEREIKNAARNQVKQAAFDALLEKNEFDVPSAMLEQEIDRQRSMMMQRFAQQFGAAADSFNKDMLPNELFEDQALRAARLGIIVARLIDTNNFEVDQDRVEAFIKEAAENYEDPEEVIEYYTNDKQQRANIESVVLEDQVVDYLIAQGKVTDKEVSYQDLLAAQQQAM; encoded by the coding sequence ATGGCAACAGATTTACAAGTGACGACCAACAAGCTGAACAACAAAGAAACTCAGCTTACCGTCAAAGTTCCTGTCGAAAAAATCCAAAAGCAAGTCGAAAGCCGTATCGGTCAAGTGGCAAAAACTGCCAAAATTGACGGCTTCCGCAAAGGCAAAGTGCCCATGTCACACATCCGCGCTCAATACGGCGCAGGAATCCAGCAAGAAGTCATCAACGATGTCATCCGTGACACCGTTTTTGAAGCCATCAAAGAAGAAGACATCCGCGCCGTTGGCATGCCAAATATCGATGATGTGAAACTTGAAGACGACTTTTTGGTCTATCAAGCCACCGTTGAAATCTTCCCAGAAATCGACGTTCAAGGCGTCAGCGACATCGAAGTTGAGCGTCAAAGCGCAACTGTCAGCGACGAAGACGTGGACACCATGATTGAAAACTTGCAAAAGCAGCGTCAAGAGTTTGCCGAAAAAGACGGCGCGGCGGACGAAGGCGACCAAGTGATTTTTGACTTTGAAGGCTCAATCGACGGCGAAAAATTTGAAGGCGGCTCTGCGGAAGACTTCAAATTGGTGCTTGGCAGCAATCAGATGATTCCAGGATTTGAAGATGGCATCAAAGGCATGAAAGCCGGCGACGAAAAAACCATCGAGGTGACCTTCCCTGAAGATTACCAAGCAGAAAACTTAGCCGGCAAACAAGCGCAATTTAAAATCAACGTAAAAAAAGTTGAAGAATCAAAATTGCCTGAAATCAACGATGAGTTTTTAGAACTGTTTGGCGTAAAAGAGGGCGGCATTGATAAACTCAAAGCCGACGTTCGCAAAAATATGGAACGCGAAATCAAAAACGCTGCGCGCAACCAAGTTAAGCAAGCCGCTTTTGACGCATTGCTTGAAAAAAATGAATTTGACGTGCCAAGCGCGATGCTTGAGCAAGAAATCGACCGTCAGCGCAGCATGATGATGCAGCGCTTTGCTCAGCAATTTGGTGCTGCCGCCGATAGCTTTAACAAAGACATGCTGCCAAACGAGCTGTTTGAAGACCAAGCCCTTCGCGCCGCTCGCCTTGGCATTATCGTCGCGCGCCTTATCGACACCAACAACTTTGAAGTTGACCAAGACCGCGTTGAAGCCTTCATCAAAGAAGCCGCTGAAAACTACGAAGATCCAGAAGAAGTCATCGAATACTATACCAATGACAAGCAGCAACGCGCGAACATTGAGTCAGTGGTATTAGAAGACCAAGTGGTTGATTATTTAATCGCTCAAGGTAAAGTCACTGACAAAGAAGTCAGCTACCAAGACCTACTTGCCGCTCAGCAGCAAGCCATGTAA
- a CDS encoding DUF72 domain-containing protein, whose product MTDNKNPTVYLGTGGYSDTDLLGTLYPTGTKKTDFLKEYAKHYGAVELNSTFYAPIGQKAFAGMIDKAYNQAGSQLKFAVKLHQDFTHARKGTAEHAEAFLNALSPLVEADALAPLLLQFPHGFDRNQANRLYLSELVSWFSGYPLAIEFRHNSWHTPQVVDSFVKQGLIWCSVDYPKVSGLPPSRLIFTSRTGYLRMHGNNLNWWDAMSASDRHDYRYTEAEMQDWAQAIDNQRQHFDTLFVFFQNTVNAHSYYNIKMLRAALEGFGIEVL is encoded by the coding sequence ATGACTGACAATAAAAACCCCACCGTTTATCTTGGCACGGGCGGCTACAGCGACACCGATTTATTAGGAACGCTGTATCCGACCGGAACGAAAAAAACCGACTTTTTAAAAGAATACGCCAAGCACTACGGCGCGGTTGAGTTGAATAGCACCTTTTATGCGCCCATCGGTCAAAAAGCCTTTGCCGGAATGATTGACAAAGCTTACAACCAAGCCGGAAGTCAGCTTAAATTTGCCGTCAAACTGCACCAAGACTTCACCCACGCCCGCAAAGGTACGGCGGAGCATGCCGAAGCTTTTTTAAACGCGCTTTCGCCACTTGTGGAAGCTGATGCCTTAGCGCCACTACTTTTGCAGTTTCCGCATGGTTTTGACCGCAACCAAGCCAACCGCTTGTATCTGAGCGAGCTCGTTAGTTGGTTTTCAGGCTATCCGCTTGCCATTGAGTTTCGCCATAACAGTTGGCACACGCCGCAAGTGGTGGACAGCTTTGTCAAGCAAGGGCTGATTTGGTGCAGCGTCGATTATCCCAAGGTGTCGGGACTGCCGCCTTCACGGCTGATTTTCACGAGCCGAACGGGCTATTTGCGCATGCATGGCAACAATCTAAACTGGTGGGATGCGATGAGCGCCAGCGACCGCCACGACTATCGCTATACCGAGGCGGAAATGCAAGACTGGGCGCAAGCCATTGACAATCAGCGCCAGCATTTTGATACGCTTTTCGTGTTTTTTCAAAATACAGTCAACGCGCATTCTTATTATAATATTAAGATGCTTCGGGCGGCGCTTGAGGGGTTTGGGATTGAAGTACTTTAA
- the clpP gene encoding ATP-dependent Clp endopeptidase proteolytic subunit ClpP: MPAKNALVPMVVEQSSRGERSFDIFSRLLRERVIFLTGEVEDNMANLIVAQLLFLEAENPDKDIHLYINSPGGVVTAGMAIYDTMNFIKPDVSTICLGQAASMGSFLLSAGAKGKRYALANSRVMIHQPLGGFRGQASDIEIHAREIIELKAKLNRLLAEHTGQPVERLEKDTDRDNFMSAAAAKAYGLVDEVLERRPEGL, translated from the coding sequence ATGCCTGCCAAAAATGCTTTAGTTCCGATGGTCGTTGAGCAGTCCTCGCGCGGCGAGCGCTCGTTTGATATTTTCTCGCGCCTTCTTCGCGAGCGCGTCATCTTTTTGACCGGTGAAGTTGAAGACAACATGGCAAACTTAATCGTCGCGCAACTGTTGTTTTTGGAAGCTGAAAACCCTGACAAAGACATTCATCTTTACATCAACTCCCCTGGCGGCGTGGTGACAGCGGGAATGGCAATTTACGACACCATGAACTTTATTAAGCCTGATGTGTCAACCATTTGCTTGGGTCAAGCCGCCTCTATGGGGTCGTTTTTATTATCAGCAGGCGCTAAAGGCAAACGTTATGCCCTTGCCAACTCGCGCGTGATGATCCATCAGCCTTTAGGCGGCTTTCGTGGTCAAGCGTCCGACATTGAAATTCACGCCCGCGAAATCATTGAATTAAAAGCCAAGTTGAACCGCTTGCTTGCAGAGCATACAGGGCAGCCGGTTGAGCGCCTAGAAAAAGACACCGACCGCGATAACTTTATGAGCGCTGCTGCCGCCAAAGCTTATGGTCTGGTCGATGAAGTGCTTGAGCGCCGCCCTGAAGGGTTATAA